The following are encoded in a window of Pongo abelii isolate AG06213 chromosome 16, NHGRI_mPonAbe1-v2.0_pri, whole genome shotgun sequence genomic DNA:
- the HIGD2B gene encoding LOW QUALITY PROTEIN: putative HIG1 domain family member 2B (The sequence of the model RefSeq protein was modified relative to this genomic sequence to represent the inferred CDS: inserted 1 base in 1 codon) has translation MATPSFVTPEAPFESLKPPIFEGFSATVYGNPEGFKENFLRKTCKNPVVPIGCLCTAAVLTSSLYCFHQGNSQCSQLMMHTRXAAQAFTIAAIMLGLAATSIKSPP, from the exons ATGGCGACTCCCAGCTTTGTGACTCCGGAGGCCCCCTTTGAATCATTGAAGCCTCCCATCTTTGAGGGGTTTAGCGCCACTGTTTACGGCAATCCAGAGGGTTTCAAGGAAAACTTCCTTCGCAAGACCTGCAAGAACCCGGTGGTACCCATAGGTTGCCTGTGCACGGCAGCCGTCCTCACCAGCAGCCTCTACTGCTTCCACCAGGGCAACAGCCAGTGTTCACAGCTCATGATGCACACCC ACGCCGCCCAGGCCTTCACCATCGCAGCCATCATGCTGGGTCTAGCTGCCACCTCTATAAAGTCTCCACCCTGA
- the LOC100442707 gene encoding LOW QUALITY PROTEIN: golgin subfamily A member 6C (The sequence of the model RefSeq protein was modified relative to this genomic sequence to represent the inferred CDS: substituted 1 base at 1 genomic stop codon) — MSWCWLLSLASGVLVTPPLAQSHSCPVSDWRCSLMWPQPCLPPHPMMLEETRQSKLAAAKKKLKDYQQRNSPGVPAGAKMKKKKTGGGPQTTTSGGCHSPGDSQYQELEVALDSSSATINQLNKNIESLKQQKKQVEHQLEEEKKTNSEIHKAQTEQLETINILTLEKADLKTTLYHTKRAARHFEEESKDLAGHLQHSLWCIKELEWALSAVSTQQQEEDRSSSCSEAVLQRQLHQSIKERALLNAHVTQVTESLKQVQLERDEYAQHIKGERARWQERMWKMSVEAHTLKEEKKRDTHRIQELERSLSELKNQMAEPPSSVPPGGPSEVEQLQDEAKHLRKEVESLMGNLQSQGENNQALSLLSKEQRESLRKQEQRLQEQEERRLREQEGLCEQKERLRGQQERLRGQGERLQKQEVRLRKQEERLRKEEERLRKQEERLQEKEERLWEKEERLQKQEERLRKQEERLVLSRNQKLNKQLAEPQCSFEDLNNKNKSTLQLEQQVKELQEKLSKEHLEAGSQQNQELEAXLSLMALPGEGDGGGHLDSEEEEAPQPMPSIPEDLESQEAMSGFMDFLEEKVDRKEQVEKPELGFIKLSGATEGMREYLTIYESQGVVPNRRHREKEDVIRLAQNEEEMKVKLLELQELVLPLVGDHKGHDKFVAAAQNPADEPPPGAPAPQELGAADEQGDLCEVSLDDSVEPAPGAAREGSPDDNPTAQQILQLPPVMQDTQEHPGLPSKPCMPFFYRAAKNRR, encoded by the exons TGGGGTCCTGGTTacgcctcctctggctcagtCACACAGCTGCCCAGTAAGTGACTGGAGGTGTTCGCTGATGTGGCCCcaaccctgcctccctccccaccccatgatGTTAGAAGAAACTCGACAGAGCAAATTGGCAGCAGCCAAGAAAAAG TTAAAAGACTATCAGCAGAGGAACAGCCCTGGTGTTCCGGCAGGAgcgaagatgaaaaagaaaaaaactggcgGTGGCCCTCAGACAAccacttctggtggttgccactCACCTGGGGAT AGCCAGTACCAAGAACTGGAAGTAGCCCTGGACTCAAGCTCCGCAACAATCAATCaactaaataaaaacatagaaTCATTG aaacaacagaagaaacaagTGGAACATCAGCTGGAAGAA gaaaagaaaaccaacagtGAAATACACAAAGCACAAACGGAGCAGTTAGAG ACAATCAACATTCTCACGTTGGAAAAGGCAGACTTGAAGACCACCCTTTACCATACTAAACGTGCTGCCCGACACTTCGAAG AAGAGTCCAAGGATCTGGCTGGCCACCTGCAACACTCTTTGTGGTGTATTAAAGAATTGGAGTGGGCTCTCTCTGCTGTGTCTACACAGCAGCAGGAAGAGGACAGG TCCTCGAGCTGCAGTGAAGCAGTTCTCCAGCGGCAGTTACATCAGTCCATAAAGGAGCGGGCACTGCTGAACGCACACGTGACACAG GTGACAGAGTCACTCAAACAAGTCCAGCTAGAGAGAGATGAATATGCTCAACATATAAAAGGAGAGAGGGCCCGATGgcaggagaggatgtggaaaatgtCGGTGGAG gCTCACACattgaaggaggagaagaagcgTGACACACATCGGATACAGGAGCTGGAGAGGAGCTTGTCTGAACTCAAAAACCAGATGG CTGAGCCCCCATCCTCAGTGCCTCCAGGAGGGCCCTCTGAGGTGGAGCAGCTACAAGATGAGGCCAAACATCTGAGGAAGGAGGTGGAGAGTTTGATGGGAAATCTCCAATCTCAGGGGGAAAACAATCAGGCTTTGAGTCTCCTGAGCAAGGAACAAAGGGAGAGCCTTCGGAAACAGGAGCAGAGGctccaggagcaggaggagaggagGCTCCGGGAGCAGGAAGGGCTGTGTGAGCAAAAGGAGAGGCTTCGGGGGCAGCAGGAGAGGCTGCGGGGGCAGGGTGAGAGGCTACAAAAGCAGGAGGTGAGGCTGCGAAAGCAGGAGGAGAGACTgcgaaaggaggaggagaggctgcgaaagcaggaggagaggctgcaggagaaggaagagaggctgtgggagaaggaggagaggctaCAAAAGCAAGAGGAGAGGCTGCGAAAGCAGGAGGAGAGGCTCGTGCTCTCCCGGAACCAGAAGCTCAACAAGCAGCTGGCCGAGCCACAGTGCAGCTTCGAGGATCTG AACAACAAGAACAAGAGCACACTGCAGTTGGAGCAGCAAGTAAAGGAGTTGCAGGAGAAGCTGAGCAAG GAGCACCTAGAAGCTGGCAGCCAGCAGAACCAAGAGCTAGAGGCCTAGTTGAGCCTCATGGCTCTCCCTGGAGAAG gagatggaggaggacatctggacagtgaggaggaggaggcaccTCAGCCTATGCCAAGCATCCCAGAGGACCTGGAGAGCCAGGAGGCCATG AGCGGGTTTATGGACTTCCTGGAGGAGAAGGTGGACAGGAAGGAGCAGGTCGAGAAACCAGAGCTTGGATTCATCAAGCTCTCTGGAGCAACAGAAGGCATGA GAGAGTACCTCACCATATATGAGAGCCAGGGGGTAGTGCCAAACAGGCGGCACCGGGAGAAGGAGGATGTCATCAGGCTGGCCCAGAATGAGGAGGAGATGAAG GTGAAGCTGCTGGAGCTGCAGGAGCTGGTATTGCCGCTTGTGGGCGACCACAAGGGGCATGACAAATTCGTTGCTGCTGCCCAGAACCCTGCTGATGAGCCCCCTCCAGGGGCCCCAGCCCCCCAGGAGCTTGGGGCTGCCGATGAGCAGGGTG ATCTTTGTGAAGTGAGCCTGGATGACAGCGTGGAGCCTGCACCAGGAGCGGCCAGGGAGGGTTCTCCCGATGACAACCCCACTGCACAGCAGATCTTGCAGCTGCCTCCTGTAATGCAGGACACCCAGGAGCACCCAGGCTTGCCCAGCAAACCCTGCATGCCATTCTTTTACCGGGCAGCCAAGAACAGGAGAtaa